The following are encoded together in the Funiculus sociatus GB2-C1 genome:
- a CDS encoding RNA polymerase sigma factor SigF, protein MYTNVTPEIKLESLQLLREYQHNRTDAVRNHLVKLNFGLVRKEAHHWVNQCTENYEDLLQVGCLGLIRAIERFDLSKGHAFSSFAIPYIRGEIQHYLRDKGCSFRLPRRWQTLRYQAASVTREFQQKYNRPPTHSEVAAALEISASEWQEIQLAFQNRELLSLDLPVGDAEEGSTCLGELVPDPQYRSFQLAQEDQIRLQLALVQLEKRTREILEFVFLHDLTQKEVAERLDISVVTVSRRVKKGLDSLKKLMVGPEN, encoded by the coding sequence ATGTATACCAACGTCACTCCCGAAATTAAACTGGAGAGCTTGCAACTGTTACGAGAGTACCAGCACAATCGTACAGATGCTGTCCGGAATCATCTGGTAAAACTGAATTTTGGACTGGTGAGAAAAGAAGCACATCACTGGGTTAATCAGTGTACTGAGAACTATGAGGACTTGCTTCAGGTTGGCTGTTTAGGATTAATTCGAGCTATTGAACGCTTTGACCTGTCCAAGGGACACGCCTTCAGTTCCTTCGCCATCCCCTACATTCGCGGCGAAATTCAGCACTATCTACGAGATAAAGGCTGCTCGTTCCGCCTACCTCGGCGCTGGCAGACTCTGCGGTATCAGGCAGCCTCTGTAACGCGGGAGTTTCAACAGAAATACAACCGACCACCTACCCATTCAGAGGTGGCAGCGGCGCTGGAAATTTCTGCTTCAGAATGGCAGGAAATCCAGTTAGCGTTTCAAAACCGAGAATTGCTAAGTTTAGATTTACCAGTGGGAGATGCTGAGGAAGGTTCGACTTGCTTAGGCGAACTTGTACCAGACCCCCAATATCGCAGTTTTCAGTTAGCCCAAGAAGACCAGATTCGCCTACAATTGGCTCTGGTGCAACTAGAAAAGCGCACTCGCGAAATTCTAGAATTCGTTTTTTTACACGATTTAACGCAAAAAGAGGTCGCAGAACGCTTAGACATCAGTGTGGTGACTGTCTCCAGGCGTGTTAAAAAAGGATTAGACTCGCTCAAAAAGCTAATGGTAGGGCCGGAGAATTAA
- the hisS gene encoding histidine--tRNA ligase: MGIIQALRGTRDILPEEVGYWQWVESVARDILNVAAYQEIRTPIFELTALFERGIGEATDVVGKEMYTFNSRGENPYSITLRPEGTAGVVRSYIENHLDVKGGIQRLWYMGPMFRYEAPQAGRQRQFHQLGVEVLGSADSRADTELIAIATDILQTLGLKNLHLYINSVGSPEDRQRYRQALVDYLTPYKEELDPDSQVRLDRNPLRILDSKDKRTQAIVKDAPSILNYLGAESRDYFEQVKARLTDLGIAYELNPRLVRGLDYYTHLAFEIVSDDLGAQATVCGGGRYDGLVAELGGPSTPAVGWAMGLERLIILLQQLQQPPAKALDFYVVSRGEAAEGQALKLATQLRRIGFSVELDLSGSAFKKQFARADKSGAVACLILGDEEAANQTVKLKWMATKEQNAIAQVELLAKTDELRRQLDTAGSYKL, from the coding sequence ATGGGCATCATTCAAGCTTTACGGGGAACGCGGGACATTCTGCCCGAAGAAGTTGGCTATTGGCAATGGGTAGAATCGGTAGCGCGAGACATTCTTAACGTAGCCGCTTATCAAGAAATTCGTACTCCGATTTTTGAGCTGACTGCACTATTTGAGCGGGGAATTGGCGAAGCTACAGACGTGGTGGGGAAGGAAATGTACACCTTCAACAGCCGGGGGGAAAACCCTTATTCCATCACTCTACGTCCTGAGGGTACAGCGGGTGTGGTGCGCTCTTACATTGAAAACCATCTTGATGTAAAAGGTGGGATTCAGCGCCTTTGGTATATGGGGCCGATGTTTCGTTACGAAGCTCCCCAGGCGGGGCGACAGCGGCAATTTCACCAACTGGGCGTAGAAGTGTTAGGTAGTGCTGACTCCAGGGCCGATACGGAGTTGATTGCAATCGCTACCGACATCCTGCAAACCCTCGGTCTGAAAAATCTGCACCTCTACATTAACTCCGTGGGTTCCCCAGAGGATCGACAGCGTTATCGACAAGCATTGGTGGACTATCTGACTCCCTATAAAGAAGAGTTAGATCCAGACTCGCAGGTGCGTTTGGATCGCAATCCCTTACGAATATTGGATAGCAAGGATAAGCGGACGCAGGCAATTGTTAAAGATGCCCCCAGCATTTTAAATTATCTGGGTGCAGAGTCACGCGATTACTTTGAGCAAGTAAAAGCAAGGCTGACTGATTTGGGAATTGCTTACGAACTAAATCCGCGTCTGGTGCGCGGTTTGGATTATTATACTCATCTGGCCTTTGAAATTGTCTCTGACGACTTAGGAGCGCAGGCAACTGTCTGTGGCGGCGGTCGTTATGATGGGCTAGTAGCAGAATTGGGCGGGCCAAGTACGCCTGCTGTGGGTTGGGCGATGGGTTTGGAGCGCTTGATTATTTTGCTACAACAGCTGCAACAGCCACCAGCAAAGGCGCTGGATTTCTACGTAGTTTCACGGGGGGAAGCAGCAGAGGGTCAAGCACTTAAACTGGCTACGCAACTGCGAAGAATTGGGTTTAGTGTGGAGTTAGATTTGAGTGGCAGTGCGTTTAAAAAGCAGTTCGCCAGAGCAGATAAGAGCGGTGCCGTTGCTTGCTTGATTTTAGGGGATGAGGAGGCAGCAAACCAAACCGTCAAGCTCAAGTGGATGGCAACCAAAGAGCAAAATGCGATCGCTCAAGTGGAATTATTGGCTAAAACAGACGAACTGCGTCGCCAGTTAGATACCGCAGGGAGTTATAAGTTATGA
- the psaI gene encoding photosystem I reaction center subunit VIII, protein MAASFLPSILVPLTGLVFPAIAMAFLFLYIEHEDPTGI, encoded by the coding sequence ATGGCAGCTTCATTCTTACCTTCAATTTTGGTCCCTCTAACTGGCTTGGTCTTCCCAGCTATAGCAATGGCTTTCCTCTTTCTTTACATTGAACATGAAGACCCAACTGGGATTTAA
- a CDS encoding photosystem II reaction center protein J: MSGSGRIPLWIVATVAGLGIIAVLGTFFYGAYAGLGSSL, encoded by the coding sequence GTGTCTGGAAGTGGAAGAATCCCATTGTGGATTGTAGCGACAGTCGCTGGTTTAGGTATTATCGCCGTATTAGGTACTTTCTTCTATGGTGCCTATGCTGGTTTAGGCTCCTCTTTGTAA
- a CDS encoding photosystem II reaction center protein L, translating into MPDRLPNPNNQPVELNRTSLFLGLLLVFVLGILFSSYFFN; encoded by the coding sequence ATGCCGGATCGTCTTCCCAATCCTAATAATCAGCCAGTTGAGTTAAACAGGACTTCTCTGTTCTTAGGATTGCTACTTGTCTTCGTTTTGGGAATTTTGTTTTCCAGTTATTTCTTTAACTAA
- the psbF gene encoding cytochrome b559 subunit beta produces the protein MTSNTPANQPVSYPIFTVRWLAVHTLAVPTVFFLGAIASMQFIQR, from the coding sequence ATGACTAGCAATACTCCAGCAAATCAACCAGTTTCTTATCCGATTTTTACCGTTAGATGGCTTGCTGTCCACACTCTGGCTGTGCCTACAGTCTTTTTCTTGGGCGCGATCGCTTCCATGCAATTTATTCAACGATAG
- the psbE gene encoding cytochrome b559 subunit alpha, which yields MAGTTGERPFGDIITSVRYWVIHSITIPALFIAGWLFVQTGLAYDAFGTPRPNEYFTPNRTEVPIVQDRVESKDQIEQFIK from the coding sequence ATGGCTGGTACTACTGGAGAGCGTCCGTTTGGGGACATTATTACGAGCGTACGTTACTGGGTGATTCACAGCATCACTATCCCAGCATTGTTTATTGCTGGTTGGCTATTTGTTCAAACTGGATTGGCATACGATGCGTTTGGAACACCCCGCCCCAATGAGTATTTCACTCCAAATCGGACGGAAGTGCCAATTGTGCAAGATCGTGTTGAATCAAAAGATCAAATAGAGCAATTTATCAAGTAA
- a CDS encoding photosynthesis system II assembly factor Ycf48, which produces MNFFVRTLKQIVILLVVALFCASCSSVPSVSNNPWQVIELPTTANIQDIAFTDDRDRGWLVGSDSTILETTDGGKTWEPRNLSLGDQKYRFTGVSFAGSEGWITGEPAILLHTTDGGKSWTRISLSNKLPGAPNTILALGPNSAEMTTNVGAIYRTQDAGQNWKAMVQEAVGVVRNISRSEDGKYVAVSAKGNFYSTWEPGQEAWVSHNRNSSRRVENMGFAQDGRLWMVARGGQLQFSDPEKHDEWQEAQYPEISTSWGLLDLAYRTPEEIWVTGGSGNLLRSPDGGKTWEKDREMENIPSNLYKIKFVTPDRGFIIGQRGVLLKYEGSSSAA; this is translated from the coding sequence ATGAACTTTTTTGTGAGAACACTGAAACAAATTGTAATATTGCTGGTAGTCGCCCTGTTTTGTGCCAGTTGTAGTAGCGTCCCTTCGGTGAGCAACAACCCTTGGCAAGTCATTGAGCTGCCAACAACAGCTAATATTCAGGATATTGCCTTTACCGACGACCGCGATCGCGGCTGGCTTGTGGGCAGTGACTCTACAATTTTGGAAACAACCGATGGCGGCAAAACCTGGGAGCCTCGGAACTTGTCCCTTGGGGATCAGAAATACCGCTTTACAGGTGTGAGTTTTGCTGGTTCTGAGGGTTGGATTACAGGAGAACCTGCTATCTTACTGCACACCACCGATGGCGGAAAATCTTGGACGCGCATCTCACTGAGTAATAAATTACCGGGCGCACCCAACACAATTTTGGCACTAGGGCCCAACTCCGCTGAGATGACCACCAACGTAGGCGCAATTTATCGCACTCAAGACGCTGGACAAAACTGGAAAGCGATGGTGCAAGAAGCAGTGGGCGTTGTCCGCAACATCTCCCGCTCTGAAGATGGTAAATATGTAGCAGTCTCAGCAAAAGGGAACTTCTACTCAACTTGGGAACCAGGTCAGGAAGCGTGGGTATCCCACAACCGCAATAGTTCCCGACGTGTTGAAAATATGGGTTTTGCACAAGATGGTCGGTTGTGGATGGTCGCACGGGGCGGTCAGCTGCAATTTAGCGACCCTGAAAAGCACGATGAGTGGCAAGAGGCACAATATCCAGAGATATCTACCAGTTGGGGTTTACTCGATTTGGCATATCGCACACCAGAGGAAATTTGGGTGACGGGGGGAAGTGGCAATTTACTCCGCAGTCCAGATGGTGGTAAAACCTGGGAAAAAGATCGCGAGATGGAGAATATACCCTCGAATTTGTACAAAATTAAATTTGTAACGCCCGATCGAGGATTTATTATTGGTCAGCGTGGTGTTTTGCTGAAATACGAGGGTTCATCGTCTGCGGCTTGA
- a CDS encoding rubredoxin, with translation MSDQAVDAIMDRHECRACGYVYEPLKGDSKGDIPAGTSFEELPLSWRCPVCGVRKTQFQNIGVAGAPSGFKENLGFGLGVNTLTPGQKNLLIFGALALGFLFFLSLYSLH, from the coding sequence ATGAGCGATCAAGCCGTTGATGCCATCATGGATCGCCACGAATGTCGCGCCTGTGGCTATGTTTATGAGCCACTTAAGGGCGATAGTAAGGGTGATATCCCCGCAGGAACATCGTTTGAAGAATTACCGCTCTCTTGGCGCTGTCCCGTCTGTGGAGTGCGGAAAACGCAGTTTCAAAATATTGGCGTTGCAGGTGCGCCGTCTGGATTTAAGGAAAATCTGGGTTTTGGTCTGGGGGTAAACACTTTAACCCCAGGACAGAAGAATCTGCTCATTTTTGGTGCCTTGGCTTTAGGTTTTTTGTTTTTTCTGAGTCTTTACAGTTTGCATTAA
- the ndhC gene encoding photosynthetic/respiratory NAD(P)H-quinone oxidoreductase subunit C, which produces MFVLSGYEYFLGFLLACSLVPFLALSAAKLLRPSGSSPERRTTYESGMEPIGGAWIQFNIRYYMFALVFVIFDVETVFLFPWAVAFHRLGVLAFIEALIFIAILVVALVYAWRKGALEWS; this is translated from the coding sequence GTGTTTGTCCTTAGTGGGTATGAGTATTTTTTAGGATTCCTACTGGCTTGCAGCTTGGTGCCTTTTCTAGCACTGTCTGCTGCTAAGCTTCTGCGCCCCAGCGGTAGTAGTCCAGAGCGACGCACCACCTATGAATCTGGTATGGAGCCGATTGGGGGAGCTTGGATTCAGTTCAACATCCGCTACTATATGTTTGCGCTTGTCTTCGTGATTTTTGATGTTGAAACTGTTTTCTTGTTTCCGTGGGCTGTTGCCTTCCATCGCTTAGGAGTTTTGGCTTTCATAGAAGCCCTGATCTTTATTGCAATTCTTGTGGTTGCTCTTGTTTACGCTTGGCGCAAAGGAGCTTTGGAATGGTCATGA
- a CDS encoding NADH dehydrogenase subunit K produces MKSNQANEYAALEQQQKERILSPIERPKVTQELSENVILTTVDDLYNWARLSSVWPLLFGTACCFIEVAAMIGSRFDFDRFGLVPRSSPRQADLIITAGTITMKMAPALVRLYEQMPDPKYVIAMGACTITGGMFSADSPTAVRGVDKLIPVDVYLPGCPPRPEAIMDAIIKLRKKIANDSIQERDQMKQTHRYYSTTHKLKGVDPILTGKYLQSGTRQSPPPELAAAMGMPVSPALLTAQKQEEGRG; encoded by the coding sequence ATGAAATCTAACCAGGCAAATGAATATGCTGCCCTAGAACAGCAGCAGAAAGAACGCATTCTTAGTCCAATTGAGCGGCCCAAGGTCACTCAAGAGCTTTCGGAAAACGTCATCCTGACCACAGTTGATGACCTGTACAACTGGGCGCGGCTTTCCAGCGTATGGCCTTTGTTGTTTGGCACCGCCTGCTGCTTCATTGAAGTTGCGGCGATGATTGGTTCGCGGTTTGACTTTGACCGATTTGGACTGGTTCCCCGTTCCAGCCCCAGACAAGCAGATTTAATCATTACTGCTGGAACCATCACTATGAAGATGGCACCTGCTTTGGTACGTCTTTATGAACAGATGCCAGACCCCAAGTATGTGATTGCGATGGGAGCTTGCACAATCACTGGCGGGATGTTCAGTGCTGACTCCCCGACAGCGGTACGCGGAGTGGATAAGTTGATTCCTGTGGATGTATACCTGCCTGGATGTCCACCACGTCCAGAAGCGATCATGGATGCGATCATTAAACTCCGGAAGAAAATCGCTAATGATTCGATTCAGGAACGCGATCAAATGAAGCAAACGCATCGCTACTACAGCACCACCCACAAACTCAAAGGTGTAGACCCCATCCTGACAGGGAAATATCTACAGTCAGGCACTCGCCAAAGCCCACCGCCAGAGTTGGCAGCAGCTATGGGTATGCCTGTATCCCCAGCCCTGTTGACGGCTCAAAAACAGGAGGAAGGTCGTGGCTGA
- a CDS encoding NAD(P)H-quinone oxidoreductase subunit J, with the protein MSGWLTENDFEHEALEQDHQGVEIIKVDRDFLIPIATALYAYGFNYLQCQGGYDAGPGEDLVSFYHLIKLSDNADRPEEVRLKVFLPRDDARVPSLYWIWKTADWQERESYDMFGIVYEGHPNLKRLLMPEDWVGYPLRKDYISPDFYELQDAF; encoded by the coding sequence ATTTCTGGGTGGTTGACGGAAAACGACTTTGAGCATGAGGCTCTAGAGCAAGATCATCAAGGCGTTGAGATCATAAAAGTTGACCGGGACTTTTTGATTCCTATCGCCACAGCCCTCTATGCTTATGGGTTTAATTACTTGCAATGTCAAGGTGGCTATGATGCAGGGCCGGGTGAGGATTTGGTCAGCTTCTATCATCTGATTAAGCTGAGTGACAATGCTGACCGACCGGAAGAAGTGCGTCTGAAGGTGTTTTTGCCGCGAGATGACGCTAGAGTGCCTTCGCTGTACTGGATTTGGAAGACAGCAGATTGGCAAGAGCGGGAATCCTACGATATGTTCGGTATTGTCTACGAAGGACACCCGAACTTGAAGCGTCTTTTGATGCCGGAAGATTGGGTAGGCTACCCTTTGCGGAAGGATTATATTTCGCCTGATTTCTACGAGTTGCAGGATGCTTTTTGA
- the pucL gene encoding factor-independent urate hydroxylase produces MSAEISYGKGNITLYRTYAKPMLGLTEIPESEFSGRENILFAVDVDVEVFGNNFIAAYTEGINTDVVATDTMKNFVLKKAITFDGSTLEGFINFLGQEFLNTYPQMRSLRVTGREQPFAAAHLPHPDGGNTNSEVLFSRSRNDYAVTVLDFEREGDGTKIVAHSCGRVGFQLIKVTGSLFANFARDEYTTLPEMSDRPLFIYLDVYWKYADVENAIASDLSHYIPAEQVRDFVQVVFHEFVSKSIQHLVYEMGVRLLQRFPQMAEVSFAAENRLWDTAFVSDADSKIKVYCDPRPPYGMIKLTLNRDE; encoded by the coding sequence GTGAGCGCAGAAATTAGCTATGGTAAAGGAAATATTACCCTGTACCGCACATATGCAAAACCGATGTTGGGTTTGACAGAAATTCCAGAATCAGAGTTTAGTGGTAGAGAAAACATCCTGTTTGCGGTTGATGTTGATGTTGAGGTATTCGGTAACAATTTTATCGCCGCCTACACTGAGGGAATCAATACAGATGTGGTGGCTACCGACACCATGAAAAACTTTGTTTTGAAGAAAGCGATCACATTCGATGGCTCAACCTTAGAAGGTTTTATAAATTTCCTGGGACAGGAGTTTTTAAATACTTATCCCCAAATGCGATCGCTGCGAGTTACAGGTAGAGAACAACCATTTGCTGCGGCACATTTACCTCACCCCGATGGGGGAAATACCAATAGCGAAGTTTTATTCAGCCGTTCGCGCAATGACTATGCAGTTACAGTGCTGGATTTTGAGCGTGAGGGAGATGGTACAAAAATCGTCGCTCATAGTTGTGGAAGAGTAGGATTTCAGCTAATCAAAGTTACTGGTAGCTTGTTTGCCAACTTTGCTCGCGATGAGTATACCACGCTACCAGAAATGAGCGATCGCCCCTTATTTATTTATCTCGATGTTTACTGGAAATACGCTGACGTAGAGAATGCGATCGCGTCTGATTTATCACATTACATCCCTGCTGAACAAGTGCGCGATTTCGTGCAAGTTGTCTTTCATGAATTTGTCAGCAAATCAATCCAACATCTCGTTTATGAGATGGGTGTGCGCCTACTACAACGCTTCCCGCAAATGGCAGAAGTTTCCTTTGCAGCTGAAAATCGACTTTGGGACACCGCATTTGTATCAGATGCAGATTCTAAAATAAAAGTGTACTGCGATCCGCGACCTCCCTATGGAATGATTAAATTAACCCTAAACCGGGATGAATAA
- the hydA gene encoding dihydropyrimidinase produces MTDVLITGGRIVTAVDDYVGDILIRDGKIEAIARKLEVPSAQKYQASGLLVLPGGVDVHTHMESRQGIAETCDTYESGTRSAAFGGTTTIIDYAQQSKGESAIFALDNRLALAEPQACVDYSFHLILTDINPEVLKELPDLINYDGVSSFKMFMAYPEILMVDDASIFKTMRAVGSHGGMVNLHAENGSVIQVLIEEALAQGNTSPKYHALTRPTIMEAEATHRAIRIAELAEIPVYIVHLSAKEALDVVVEARDRGIYAFAETCPHYLFLNIEEYDKPGFEAAKYVMTPPLREHQCQQALWRGLKFDDLQIVATDHCPFCFKENSSGWHRSKQVGKEDFSKIPNGAPGVELRLTLLYDGGVRTGKISLNRFVQLTATAPAKMFGLFPKKGTIAVGSDADIVLFDPNKEHILSAATHHSNVDYSLFEGRFITGKVEKVFLRGELIVDGDRWLGNKGKGQFQKRSASGTF; encoded by the coding sequence ATGACAGACGTACTAATAACTGGCGGACGAATTGTTACAGCAGTCGATGACTATGTAGGAGATATTCTAATTCGCGATGGAAAAATTGAAGCGATCGCTCGAAAATTAGAAGTACCATCAGCCCAAAAATATCAAGCTTCAGGATTACTTGTATTGCCTGGTGGTGTTGACGTTCACACCCACATGGAGTCCCGTCAAGGCATTGCCGAAACTTGCGATACGTATGAGTCAGGAACGCGATCCGCTGCCTTTGGTGGCACGACTACTATTATCGATTATGCTCAACAAAGCAAAGGAGAAAGCGCAATATTTGCACTTGATAATCGTCTAGCATTGGCAGAACCGCAAGCTTGTGTAGATTATAGTTTTCACCTGATTCTGACAGATATTAACCCAGAAGTTTTAAAAGAATTACCCGATTTAATTAATTACGATGGGGTATCTAGCTTTAAAATGTTCATGGCTTATCCAGAAATTTTAATGGTAGATGATGCCTCTATATTTAAAACGATGCGGGCGGTAGGTTCTCATGGCGGTATGGTGAATTTACACGCAGAAAATGGTAGCGTAATTCAAGTATTAATTGAAGAAGCATTGGCTCAGGGAAATACTTCTCCAAAATATCATGCTTTAACAAGACCAACAATTATGGAGGCAGAAGCTACTCACAGAGCAATTCGGATTGCAGAGTTGGCGGAAATCCCTGTATATATCGTTCATCTGTCAGCAAAAGAAGCATTAGATGTAGTAGTTGAAGCACGCGATCGCGGTATTTATGCCTTTGCAGAAACTTGTCCTCATTACCTTTTCTTAAACATTGAGGAGTATGACAAACCAGGTTTTGAAGCGGCTAAATATGTGATGACCCCACCGTTACGAGAACATCAGTGTCAACAGGCATTGTGGCGGGGGTTAAAGTTTGACGATCTCCAGATAGTTGCTACCGATCATTGTCCATTTTGTTTCAAAGAAAATTCCTCTGGTTGGCACCGTTCTAAACAAGTTGGAAAAGAGGATTTCTCTAAAATTCCTAATGGTGCGCCTGGCGTAGAATTGCGGTTGACTTTACTATATGATGGCGGTGTTAGAACGGGTAAAATTTCGCTGAATAGGTTTGTACAGTTAACTGCAACTGCTCCCGCTAAAATGTTTGGATTGTTTCCTAAAAAAGGAACAATTGCTGTGGGAAGCGATGCCGATATAGTTTTATTTGACCCAAATAAAGAACATATTTTGAGTGCGGCAACTCATCATTCTAACGTAGACTACAGCTTATTTGAAGGGCGTTTTATTACTGGGAAAGTAGAGAAAGTTTTCTTACGCGGGGAGTTGATTGTAGATGGCGATCGCTGGCTGGGCAACAAAGGTAAAGGTCAGTTTCAAAAACGTTCCGCTTCCGGCACTTTCTAA
- a CDS encoding allophanate hydrolase-related protein, with translation MESKSESKQFFICGSALRGQPDHKNLQSAKFIKEAVTRPNYRMYSVENGWHPGIYEVASGGIAIPGEVYELTAEQYEYLLSTEPPNLYPKNVVLEDGEEVTAMLYPRELVEKYQWADISHLGGWAAYKQAST, from the coding sequence ATGGAAAGTAAATCAGAATCAAAGCAATTTTTTATTTGCGGTTCTGCCTTACGAGGGCAACCGGATCACAAGAATCTGCAATCAGCAAAATTCATTAAAGAGGCAGTTACTCGTCCCAATTATCGAATGTACTCTGTAGAGAATGGCTGGCATCCAGGTATCTATGAAGTTGCATCCGGAGGTATTGCTATTCCGGGTGAAGTTTACGAGTTGACTGCTGAACAATATGAATATTTACTGTCTACAGAACCGCCTAACTTGTATCCTAAAAACGTAGTTTTAGAAGATGGAGAGGAAGTTACTGCTATGCTTTATCCGCGTGAATTGGTAGAAAAATATCAATGGGCTGATATTTCTCATCTTGGAGGTTGGGCAGCTTATAAACAAGCTTCTACTTAA
- the uraD gene encoding 2-oxo-4-hydroxy-4-carboxy-5-ureidoimidazoline decarboxylase, giving the protein MKYKLSELNQMSQEAFVDALGWVFEDSPWVAQKTWMKRPFADVTSLHETMIKVVQEASLDKQLALICAHPDLATKVKMSASSVQEQAAAGLYQLTSEECDRFHFLNQAYKEKFNFPFIIAVKNHTKESILKAFDNRLKNTLEEELRLSLSEITQIAWFRLLEIRIT; this is encoded by the coding sequence ATGAAGTATAAGCTGTCTGAACTGAACCAAATGAGTCAGGAAGCTTTTGTAGATGCTTTGGGGTGGGTTTTTGAGGATTCGCCTTGGGTAGCGCAAAAGACGTGGATGAAGCGACCTTTTGCCGACGTTACATCATTGCATGAAACTATGATAAAAGTGGTTCAAGAAGCCAGCTTGGATAAACAACTTGCCTTAATTTGCGCTCATCCCGACTTAGCAACCAAGGTGAAAATGAGCGCATCCTCCGTTCAAGAACAGGCGGCGGCAGGATTATATCAGCTTACCTCTGAGGAGTGCGATCGCTTTCACTTTCTTAACCAAGCATACAAAGAGAAATTTAATTTTCCCTTCATCATCGCCGTTAAAAATCACACTAAAGAAAGCATTCTCAAAGCCTTCGACAATCGGCTAAAAAACACCCTAGAAGAAGAATTAAGGCTTTCCCTATCCGAAATTACTCAGATAGCCTGGTTCCGCCTCCTAGAAATCCGTATAACTTAA
- a CDS encoding FAD binding domain-containing protein, whose translation MDLPNIEAYLQPTNLDSVKNWQQGWAWLAGGTWIFSQPEPNLKVLVDLEKLGWSQIEITPEGLAIGATSTMDKLSNFAFPETWTSAKALLSAVAELASFKVSNIATVGGNLCLALPASTFAPVMIALGATYEIGSPNSPYRQVPALDFQIGAQQTILQPGEVLQKIWIHESNLEWLVYFKRICVQTSGYAVSIVVTAYNPKTNQVRFGLGACVPAPRLIEFVYVPTPKEISEALDAQLPVDCFIEDERASAAYRQHVTKILMQRSLSEF comes from the coding sequence ATGGATTTACCTAACATCGAAGCTTACTTACAACCCACGAACTTAGACTCTGTAAAAAACTGGCAACAAGGATGGGCTTGGTTAGCTGGCGGAACTTGGATATTTTCCCAACCAGAACCAAACTTAAAAGTCCTCGTAGACTTGGAAAAATTAGGCTGGTCACAAATAGAAATTACCCCGGAAGGATTAGCCATCGGTGCCACATCTACAATGGATAAATTATCCAATTTTGCCTTTCCTGAAACATGGACCTCAGCTAAAGCACTTTTAAGCGCCGTAGCGGAATTAGCATCATTTAAAGTTAGCAATATTGCTACTGTGGGAGGCAATCTTTGCCTAGCATTACCTGCGAGTACCTTTGCTCCGGTAATGATAGCACTGGGAGCAACTTATGAAATTGGAAGTCCAAATTCTCCATATCGCCAAGTTCCCGCCTTAGATTTTCAAATTGGGGCGCAACAAACCATACTACAACCGGGTGAAGTTTTGCAAAAAATTTGGATTCATGAAAGTAACTTAGAATGGCTAGTTTACTTTAAGCGAATCTGCGTACAAACTTCTGGTTATGCAGTATCAATTGTAGTAACAGCATACAACCCTAAAACAAATCAAGTGCGATTTGGATTAGGCGCTTGCGTTCCTGCCCCGCGTCTAATTGAATTTGTCTATGTTCCCACTCCAAAGGAAATTTCGGAAGCATTAGACGCGCAATTGCCTGTAGATTGTTTTATAGAAGATGAAAGGGCAAGTGCAGCTTATCGCCAACACGTTACCAAAATTTTAATGCAGCGATCGCTATCGGAATTTTAG